One stretch of Equus przewalskii isolate Varuska chromosome 9, EquPr2, whole genome shotgun sequence DNA includes these proteins:
- the LOC103554200 gene encoding N-formyl peptide receptor 2-like, which yields METNFSIPLNGSGEEPHEPPGYAVVNILSLVVLGITFVLGILGNGLVIWVTGFRMARTVTTLCYLNLAIADFSFSATIPFLMVSMAMREQWPFGWFLCKLVDSVVDINLFGSVFLIAFIALDRCICVLHPVWAQNHRTVGLATKLIIGPWVLAVLLTFQIFIFVTTAKDEKGNTYCTFNFRSWGNTMEERIKVFITVMTTRGIIRFIIGFSMPMSIIAICYGLIAAKMHKKAMIKSNRTLRVLTAVVASFFLCWFPFQLLALLDTVWIKEIYFGGKYRIIAVLLIPTSSLAFFNSCLNPILYVFVGRDFRKRLIHSLPASLERALSEDSAQTTDTTTKSSSSPAEVQLQAM from the coding sequence ATGGAAACCAACTTCTCCATCCCTCTGAATGGATCTGGTGAGGAGCCCCATGAGCCTCCTGGCTACGCTGTTGTGAATATCCTCTCATTGGTGGTGCTTGGGATCACTTTTGTCCTCGGCATCCTGGGCAACGGGCTTGTGATCTGGGTGACTGGATTCCGGATGGCACGCACAGTCACCACCCTCTGTTACCTGAACCTGGCCATAGCTGACTTCTCTTTCAGTGCTACTATTCCATTCCTCATGGTCTCAATGGCCATGAGAGAGCAATGGCCTTTTGGCTGGTTCCTATGCAAGTTAGTTGACAGTGTGGTGGACATCAACCTGTTTGGAAGTGTCTTCCTAATTGCTTTCATTGCTCTAGACCGCTGTATTTGTGTCCTGCATCCCGTCTGGGCCCAGAACCACCGCACTGTAGGTCTGGCTACAAAGCTGATCATTGGACCCTGGGTTCTTGCTGTACTCCTTAccttccaaattttcattttcgTGACTACAGCAAAGGATGAGAAAGGGAATACATACTGTACTTTCAACTTTAGATCCTGGGGTAACACCATGGAAGAGAGGATTAAGGTGTTCATCACCGTGATGACAACCAGAGGGATCATCCGGTTTATCATTGGCTTCAGTATGCCGATGTCCATCATCGCTATCTGCTATGGGCTTATTGCTGCCAAGATGCACAAAAAAGCTATGATAAAATCCAATCGTACCTTACGGGTCCTCACTGCTGTtgtggcttctttctttctctgttggtTCCCCTTTCAACTGCTGGCCCTTCTGGACACAGTCTGgatcaaagaaatatattttggtggTAAGTACAGAATCATTGCTGTCCTGCTTATCCCAACGAGCTCCCTGGCCTTCTTTAACAGTTGCCTCAACCCAATACTCTATGTCTTCGTGGGTCGAGACTTCCGAAAGAGACTGATCCACTCCCTGCCAGCCAGTCTGGAGAGGGCCCTGAGTGAGGACTCAGCCCAGACCACTGACACAACAACCAAATCTTCTTCATCCCCTGCAGAAGTCCAGCTACAGGCAATGTAA